The genomic segment GTCGCGCCACTGGAACGACGTCAGCGTCAGCGCGAACAGAATGACGGTCAGCAGCCAGCCTGCGGAACCGAAGTGCGACGGCCACAGCTGCGGCCGCTCATCCGCGTTCTTCACGATGATGCCGGCGGCGAGCAGCGCGAGAATCGTCGACAGCTTGAAGAGGTGCGCCACCGCGATGGCCAGCAGCACGAGCCCGAACAGCGCGACGAACGAATGCTCGTCGTTCGCGGGCAGACGCCGGACCAGCAGATTGCACGCGCGCGCCAGCAGGAACGCGAGCACGAGCGAGCCGATCAGCAGATAGAGCGGCTGAAGAATCGTCGCGAGCGCGTTGCCGTAGATTTCCTGGTGCAGCACGCCGGCCGCGAGCTTTTCGACGATCACCGCATACATGCTGTTGAGCGCGGTGAGCGTGAGGAGTCGCTGCGTCACCTGGCCTTCCGCGCGCAACTCCGTCTTCAGCTGGATGACCATCGCGGGCGACGTCGCCATGGCGATCGCGGCGATCACGACCGAGGGCATCGTCGGCACGTTGAGCAGCATCAGCGCGATCAGCACGAGGCCGAACGTGAGCGTCGCTTCGGCGATGCTGGAAAGCACCAAGTATGGATTGCGTCTGATCCATCGCAAATCGAGCCGCCCGCCCAGTTCGAACAGCAGCAAGCCGAGCGCGACATCGAGCAACGGCCGTGACAAACCGCCCGCGCTGGAGTCGATGACGCCCAGCCCCGCGTTGCCGGCGATCAGCCCGATCACCGCGAACCCGGTGATGCGCGGCAGGCGCCATGCGCGCCATAGCAGCTCTCCGGCGAGTCCCGCCGTGACGAGCGCGAGACCGGCCCACAAAATGGCGTCGGGTTCGAGCGGCCACGCGGGCAAAAATGAAAATGCCGAATTCATCGTATTGGCTTCTCCTTCGTTGCTGCAGCAGAGCGTGCACGTTCCGTTACGAGACTCGCATCGACGGCGCGCGCTCGCGGGCGAGGCGCATCCGCCGGGTCAAGGCGAGCGCTGGTTCATTCAGGCGAAACGAAAAGCGAACGAACACGGCGTCACGGACAGGCCGTGCACGAATTAGACGACGTATTCGGCTGGCAGCGATGCGCCGTGCATGTTCTCAATGTCGCACCGGAGATCCCGGATTCGTGTGACAGGAGTCGTACATGCGGCGCCCGCTTGATTGCCGGGCCGAACACAGCAAACGACGGTGCGGCTTCGTTGATCAGATTCTTGGCGCGCAACCATCGTTCCATTGAAGCGGTCGCCGTCTGAACGGCGCGACGCAGGAAGAAGCGCGATTGTGCCATACCTCGGAGCCCCTGACAGAAAGTCCAAGCTCATGATTCTTATGAAGTAAAAGCGACTGCCTTGCTCGGACCGAATTGGCAAGGCTGACCGGTTGCCGTGAGCGATGGCGTCCGGATGATGTGTTTACCGCCGGCCGATAGCCTCGCCGTCAGGTGTTTACAGGTTTACTTTATATATACGTAGTAGCAGTTAACAAGCATCCGCCTCTCCTGTGGATAACACGGCTTTCGTCTTTTCATTCAATCATTTGAGAGAAGCAAAAGCGCGTGGTAAACATGTTGGCGCTGCGCGGTCAACGTGGAACAACTTTCGGCCGATTCAAAGCGGCTTCGAGTTGTCCCGTTTACGTGCACAACGCGTGCACATGTCATTCGCATGCATTCCGACGGGTTATCCACAGCACGCCGGGGACAACTACGCCGGGCCGATTTCTCCATGCCGCAAAGCGCGGAGCAAAAAACGGGCTGGATCGATCGCTTCGGCCAGTTCGCGTTCGATGGGCCACGGCTCGCCTTCGATCTGCGCGGCGATCAGCTCGGCCGCGAGCGTCGCCCAGACAAGACCGCGCGAGCCGAACGCGAACGCGCCGTAGAGGCCCGGCATGCGCGGCAGATCGAGCGGCCACGCGCCCGACAGTCGATGCGCCTCGCGGCGCGCGGCGGTTTCGTCGGCGAGCTGGCCGATCATCGGCATGCGGTCGCTCGTCACGCAGCGAAACGCGACCCGGCCCGCGCGCACGGTTTTCGGCGTGAGCGCGAGACCCGGCAACATGCCCGCGACGCGCTCGATATTCTCCCGATGGCCGGCGTCGCGGATGTCACGGTCGGGGTCGTCGATATCGTAGGTCGCGCCGATCAGTGTTCCCTGCGCGCCGAGCGGCACCGCATAACCTTCGCCGATCACAGGCATGCGCAATGCATCGAGCGCGCCCGCATCGAGCACGGTAAGCTGGCCGCGCACGCTGCGTGTCGGTGCGCCGTACAGCCCGGCGAGCCGCGCGGCATCGTGAGCATTCGCGAGCACGATGACCGGCGCGCGCGCGATCTCATCGCCGCTGGCGTCGAAGGCGCGCCAGAACTGGCCATCGTGCGCGATGCGCGTGACGTCGATCTGCATGCGCGTCGTGATGTGCGCGGACGCATCGGCGAGTTGCGCCGCGCAGACCGCGGCCGGCGAGATCGCACCGCCGCGCGGAAAAAACCAGCCGCCGCGCGCGACATCGATGCCGGCGAGGCGCGCTGCATCGTCGCGCGTGATCGGCTGCACATAGTCCGATGGATACGCGAAACGCGCGATGGCGGAGGCGAGGGCGTCGGCATCGTCGGCGGTGTCGGCGATCTGAAGCAGGCCCGCGCCGCTGCGCAAGAGGTCGTGCCGCGCACCTTCGAGCGACTGCCAGCGGCGTAACGCGTAGAGAAAGCCCGCGCGCGTGAGGCGTGCGGCGACGCTGTCGTCGCGCCAGACGATCGGATGAAATACGCCCGCCGGATTGCCCGATGCATCGCGCGCGGGCAACGCGTGGCGATCGATCAACGTGACGCGCCAGCCGCGCGCGGCGAGCCGCGAACTCATCGCGCAACCCGCGAGGCCCGCGCCGATCACGATGGCTTCGCGCAGGTTCGTAGAGCAGGGAAGCGGCGGCCCGTGACGGCGCACGCGCCAGCGCGGCGCGAAGCGCGCGATAAGCCGCGTGTCCGTATCCGCCGATGAACACGCGAATCCCGACGCTTCCAGCGCGCGTCGCAATGGCGCATGAAGCGCGTCGGCTGCGCTCGCGCTGAGCGTCGCGCCGTCGCCGGCGAAGCGCGCGAGTGTCTTGCACAACGTGCGCGCGTCGCCGGTTGCATCGACATGGAATGCGTCGGCGCGCAGCCAGAGTTTCGACAACAGCGCTTGCGTGTCGTCGCCGATGGCGAGCGTCAGCACCACGCGACCATCGTCGAATTCGAGCCGATGCACACCCGGCACGCGCATCGGCCATGCGCGCGCGAGTTCGGCGGTGAGCGCTGGATCATCGGCGAAAGGCGGATCGTCCAGCGCGGCAAGCGGCGCGACAGCGACGACATGCAGCCGGTCGCACCGTTGCTCGTCGGCGCGCCAGCGCTGCCAGAGCGAAGCAAAGACGCTGAATGTCGTATCGACGAAAGTGAAGACGCGTCGATGCCGCCAGCGCGCGGGAAGATCGTGCGAAGCGAGAAGCAGGGATTCGGTCATGCTAAAGGTGAAGACACATCAGGCGGAAGACGACTTGGCGATAGCGCGCGCCGCGCCGTTCGCGGCGTCTTCGATCATCAGCGGTTCGAGTGCGTAGCCCGCGGCGCGCCATGCCGCGAGTCCGCCGAGCAGCGGCGCGACATCGGTGAAGCCATGCGCGGCCAGTTCCTTCGCGGCGAGCGCGGCGGAGACTTCGCTCGGACAATCGCAGTAGGTCACGAGCTTGCGGTCGCGCGCGATGCCGGCGAGTTGCGACGCGGCGTCGTCATGCAGGAGCAGGGCGCCGGGGATGGCATACGGATCCATCGCGCGACGTTCATGGCGGCGCACGTCGATGACGAGCGGCGGCGGCTCGCGCTCGAGCAGCGCACGCAACATCGCGATATCGATGCGCGCCATGCGCAGCCTGCGCAACAGCGACACGCGCTGCCACCAGCGCATGGCGAGATAGAGCGCAAGCGCGATGACGGCGAGCACCATCACGCCGCGCCCGAACAGGTCGAGCCAGGCGAGCGCGCTATCGACGAGATCCGCGAACATCGCGCCGAACGCGACGCCGATGCCGGACCATAGGATCGCGCCGAGCGCGTCATAAAAAAGAAAGCTGCCGAAGCCGATGCCGGTCGCGCCCGCGACGGGAATCGCGAGCGTCGACAAGCCGGGTATGAACTTCGATACGGCGAGAATGCGAACCCCGAAGCGTCCGAAGAAGTCGAGGCTGCGGTTCACGCAGGTATCGCGCGAGATGGAGAGCTTGCACAGGAAGCCGAGCACGCGGCCGCCGTGGCGGCGTCCGAGCCAGAACCAGAGCGTATCGCCGATGAGCGCGGCGATGCTGGCCGTGATGACGATCGCCGCGAGCGGCCCTGTTGCAGCAGATGGAAAGAGCTGCGGCAAGCCCGCTGCAAGGCCCGCCACATCGCCCGATGCAAAGCTCACCGAGACCGTGATGGCGCCCGTCAAAACCAATGTGGGCAAGGCTGGGAGCGGCAAGCCGAGGCACTCGAGCAGAACGTTGGCAAAAACCAACGGCAGGCCATATTCGATGATCAGCTCGCGTAGCATGGATCGGACCCAGATGTGCTGCGCCAAAAAAACCGCCGGGAGCCCCAAAAATATAAGGGTAAATCTTTGAAACCCTTGTCCTGATTGGGTTTGCGCTGCGCTATCATACCAAGCGCCGCGTATAGAGGCGGCGAGAAGGCGACGAAGTGGAGCAACGCCGGTGTGATGGCGCGATAGAACGCCGATTCGTCGGGCGGGCATGCCAGAAGGCCGTCCCTACTCGACTGCACGGCTTGCGCACGTATAATCGGCGCGTTCGCGCTGTTCGTGTCAACCTAAACTGATAAAGGAACCTTAATGAACAAACAGGAATTGATCGACGCCGTAGCCGCTCAGACCGGCGCCAGCAAGGCTCAAACCGGCGAAACGCTGGACACGTTGCTCGAAGTGATCAAGAAGGCTGTCTCGAAAGGTGACGCAGTGCAGTTGATCGGCTTCGGCAGCTTCGGCTCGGGAAAGCGCGCAGCGCGCACCGGCCGCAATCCGAAGACCGGCGAGTCCATCAAGATTCCGGCCGCAAAGACGGTCAAGTTTACGGCTGGCAAGGCATTCAAGGACGCAGTGAACAAGCGGTAAGCTTCTTGCCGATTGTGCGGCTACCCAAGGTAGCCAGTTGGTCATAACCCGCCTTCGGCGGGTTTTTTTTCGGCTGCGGCTTGTGTCTGCTCAATGCCGATGATCGTCGCAATCGCAGTCGGGACCATGATCGTGGTCGTGCTCATGATCGTGATCCTCGACGTCCCATGCGGGGAACGGATCGGCGAAGCGTTGCCAGCCATCGGGGCCGAGCGCCCACTCGTCGTCGGTGAGAAGGCATGCATCGAACCGATCCTGCCACGCGGCGG from the Caballeronia sp. NK8 genome contains:
- a CDS encoding cation:proton antiporter; this translates as MNSAFSFLPAWPLEPDAILWAGLALVTAGLAGELLWRAWRLPRITGFAVIGLIAGNAGLGVIDSSAGGLSRPLLDVALGLLLFELGGRLDLRWIRRNPYLVLSSIAEATLTFGLVLIALMLLNVPTMPSVVIAAIAMATSPAMVIQLKTELRAEGQVTQRLLTLTALNSMYAVIVEKLAAGVLHQEIYGNALATILQPLYLLIGSLVLAFLLARACNLLVRRLPANDEHSFVALFGLVLLAIAVAHLFKLSTILALLAAGIIVKNADERPQLWPSHFGSAGWLLTVILFALTLTSFQWRDIALGGVAALGLIVARFIGKLAGVLIFAKPSGLDWKQGAALGLALTPMSALAYVLVDDMYVLYPDYDPTLRAIIMCSIVVLQIVSPFVVYRSLSAVGERRE
- the mnmC gene encoding bifunctional tRNA (5-methylaminomethyl-2-thiouridine)(34)-methyltransferase MnmD/FAD-dependent 5-carboxymethylaminomethyl-2-thiouridine(34) oxidoreductase MnmC; protein product: MTESLLLASHDLPARWRHRRVFTFVDTTFSVFASLWQRWRADEQRCDRLHVVAVAPLAALDDPPFADDPALTAELARAWPMRVPGVHRLEFDDGRVVLTLAIGDDTQALLSKLWLRADAFHVDATGDARTLCKTLARFAGDGATLSASAADALHAPLRRALEASGFACSSADTDTRLIARFAPRWRVRRHGPPLPCSTNLREAIVIGAGLAGCAMSSRLAARGWRVTLIDRHALPARDASGNPAGVFHPIVWRDDSVAARLTRAGFLYALRRWQSLEGARHDLLRSGAGLLQIADTADDADALASAIARFAYPSDYVQPITRDDAARLAGIDVARGGWFFPRGGAISPAAVCAAQLADASAHITTRMQIDVTRIAHDGQFWRAFDASGDEIARAPVIVLANAHDAARLAGLYGAPTRSVRGQLTVLDAGALDALRMPVIGEGYAVPLGAQGTLIGATYDIDDPDRDIRDAGHRENIERVAGMLPGLALTPKTVRAGRVAFRCVTSDRMPMIGQLADETAARREAHRLSGAWPLDLPRMPGLYGAFAFGSRGLVWATLAAELIAAQIEGEPWPIERELAEAIDPARFLLRALRHGEIGPA
- a CDS encoding VTT domain-containing protein, which gives rise to MLRELIIEYGLPLVFANVLLECLGLPLPALPTLVLTGAITVSVSFASGDVAGLAAGLPQLFPSAATGPLAAIVITASIAALIGDTLWFWLGRRHGGRVLGFLCKLSISRDTCVNRSLDFFGRFGVRILAVSKFIPGLSTLAIPVAGATGIGFGSFLFYDALGAILWSGIGVAFGAMFADLVDSALAWLDLFGRGVMVLAVIALALYLAMRWWQRVSLLRRLRMARIDIAMLRALLEREPPPLVIDVRRHERRAMDPYAIPGALLLHDDAASQLAGIARDRKLVTYCDCPSEVSAALAAKELAAHGFTDVAPLLGGLAAWRAAGYALEPLMIEDAANGAARAIAKSSSA
- a CDS encoding HU family DNA-binding protein, translating into MNKQELIDAVAAQTGASKAQTGETLDTLLEVIKKAVSKGDAVQLIGFGSFGSGKRAARTGRNPKTGESIKIPAAKTVKFTAGKAFKDAVNKR